A portion of the Bacteroides sp. genome contains these proteins:
- a CDS encoding LysM peptidoglycan-binding domain-containing protein, whose protein sequence is MKHTGYLLVVFSLLLGVQDAFSQFEPAPVTRSAVTETIDGKLYYVHTIEPGQTLFSIARAYQVTPRAIAEANPETPDLIEVVRSGQTIRIPADSSTPAASPVADSAKAPSDQRLGAQPRVVRATMEFTEFVEHEVGRRETLYGIARKYGVSQEDILQYNPEARTGLRFRQVIRIPQKTSRPVEFFYYTVGAGDTKFGLSKQFGISQEELEWLNPGIKELGLIAGHQIRIPAESIEEKSVIPTPEQGLFFLPGDTIPQQAHFVDEYCLDPELKSRYHVALLIPLFLDQFEGYSPTLPADHISFTFIHYYQGILIALDSVQKLGHNITLHVQDIGMDVEKVSNLTRQQGFEDMDLIIGPFYPEALKEVTSFALRHDIPVVSPLLDNSSQLQGFPNLFQVSPSMETQLSSLAGYLARAYPDENIILVHNDQQQARDLISGFRDALRIEFNDMRRLEDSLSLARVDGYYFNGAMVGRRRTNVLVVNDSLFLQQRTRRRHSQITPHEFKEIVFNDGGIDALTKVFEKEKKNIVITLIGGEAFLSNYLRQLDEFTGDYDITLFGTPQWSDYQTIDPQYLENLNVHIFSPDFVEYHDQHVRDFVYRYRQQFNTEPSVDAFRGVNTGYFFFNALATYGKQFPRCIENLNGKSFQNPFLFEKLQTENDGWENLKFILYRHREFRRENVLRPYQEETEENLDD, encoded by the coding sequence GTGAAACATACTGGATATTTACTCGTTGTCTTTTCCCTGTTGCTGGGTGTTCAGGATGCCTTTTCTCAATTCGAACCAGCCCCGGTAACCCGGTCAGCGGTGACGGAAACCATTGATGGGAAATTATATTACGTTCATACCATTGAGCCCGGGCAGACCCTGTTCAGCATTGCCAGAGCATATCAGGTTACCCCACGTGCCATTGCCGAGGCCAATCCCGAGACACCTGATCTGATAGAGGTTGTTCGGAGCGGCCAAACGATTCGTATCCCCGCTGACAGTAGTACCCCGGCGGCAAGTCCTGTTGCTGATTCCGCCAAAGCGCCTTCTGATCAGCGTCTTGGTGCGCAACCCCGTGTGGTGCGTGCCACCATGGAGTTCACGGAATTTGTGGAACATGAAGTAGGCCGGCGCGAAACCCTATACGGCATCGCACGCAAGTATGGGGTCAGCCAGGAAGATATCCTGCAATACAACCCTGAAGCCCGCACCGGACTTCGTTTCAGGCAAGTAATCAGAATTCCCCAGAAAACTTCCCGGCCCGTTGAGTTCTTTTATTACACCGTGGGAGCTGGCGATACCAAATTTGGCCTCTCAAAACAATTTGGTATTTCACAGGAAGAACTTGAATGGCTCAACCCTGGAATTAAGGAACTTGGGCTAATTGCTGGCCATCAAATTCGAATCCCTGCAGAGTCCATTGAAGAAAAAAGTGTAATACCCACTCCTGAGCAAGGCTTGTTTTTTCTTCCAGGAGACACCATTCCACAGCAAGCTCATTTTGTTGACGAATATTGCCTGGACCCCGAATTGAAATCCCGCTATCATGTCGCCTTGCTGATACCCCTCTTTCTTGATCAGTTCGAAGGGTATTCACCGACCCTGCCCGCCGACCATATCTCCTTCACCTTTATTCATTATTATCAGGGAATTTTGATCGCCCTTGATTCCGTTCAAAAACTGGGCCATAACATCACACTTCATGTGCAAGATATCGGAATGGATGTTGAGAAGGTATCCAATCTGACCCGGCAACAGGGCTTTGAGGATATGGACCTGATTATTGGGCCATTTTATCCTGAAGCCTTGAAAGAGGTGACTTCGTTTGCCCTACGTCATGACATTCCTGTCGTTTCACCACTTCTTGACAATTCTTCTCAGTTGCAGGGCTTCCCCAACCTGTTTCAGGTCTCTCCTTCCATGGAGACACAGCTTAGTTCCCTTGCAGGATATCTGGCAAGGGCTTATCCTGATGAAAATATCATCCTTGTCCACAATGATCAGCAGCAGGCAAGGGATCTGATCAGCGGCTTCAGGGATGCCCTGAGGATTGAATTTAACGATATGAGGCGTTTGGAAGACAGTCTTAGCCTGGCAAGAGTCGATGGCTATTACTTTAATGGTGCCATGGTAGGACGCCGGAGAACAAACGTACTGGTGGTTAACGACAGCCTGTTCCTGCAGCAAAGAACCCGCAGGCGCCACAGTCAGATCACACCACATGAGTTCAAAGAAATCGTTTTCAATGACGGTGGAATTGATGCCCTGACAAAAGTCTTTGAAAAAGAAAAAAAGAACATTGTTATCACCCTGATTGGAGGAGAAGCTTTCCTTTCAAATTACCTGCGCCAACTTGACGAGTTTACCGGAGATTATGACATCACCCTTTTCGGGACGCCCCAGTGGAGCGACTACCAAACCATTGATCCCCAATACCTGGAAAACCTGAATGTCCATATCTTCTCGCCCGACTTCGTGGAATACCACGACCAGCACGTGCGTGATTTCGTATACCGCTATCGTCAGCAATTCAACACTGAGCCATCGGTGGACGCATTCCGTGGGGTAAATACCGGTTATTTCTTCTTTAATGCCCTGGCAACTTACGGAAAACAATTCCCCAGGTGTATCGAAAACCTGAACGGCAAATCTTTTCAGAATCCCTTCCTGTTCGAAAAGCTGCAAACGGAGAATGACGGCTGGGAAAACCTCAAATTCATTTTATACCGCCATCGTGAATTCCGGCGCGAAAATGTGTTGCGTCCTTATCAGGAAGAAACCGAAGAAAATCTGGACGATTAA
- a CDS encoding outer membrane lipoprotein carrier protein LolA, whose protein sequence is MKKYIASAILVFLFLVPGFGQSEPDRAAEVKGTEMLQQASAKLKTYRSMKIQFTYEMGHGEQVIEAMKGELISQGDRYRMEVDDNLFISDGINTWSYLDEMEEVYVNLLENNEGGLTPTSILEEFETQFRAKHIRQESHQGKQVEIIDLVPKTPQAFFKFRVALDPSTKMLVYTIAYDREGGTYTYRIDRFEGNPEVADSLFTFNASDYPDAEVIDLR, encoded by the coding sequence ATGAAAAAATATATCGCATCTGCCATCCTTGTTTTCCTGTTTCTCGTTCCTGGCTTTGGACAGTCGGAGCCTGACCGCGCTGCTGAGGTCAAGGGAACCGAAATGCTACAGCAGGCGAGTGCTAAGCTAAAGACCTACCGTAGCATGAAGATCCAGTTCACCTATGAAATGGGGCATGGTGAGCAGGTCATCGAAGCCATGAAAGGCGAGCTGATATCTCAGGGTGACCGTTACCGGATGGAAGTAGACGACAACCTTTTCATTTCTGACGGCATCAATACCTGGTCATACCTTGATGAAATGGAAGAGGTTTACGTAAACTTGCTGGAGAATAACGAAGGGGGCCTCACCCCTACTTCGATCCTGGAGGAATTTGAGACCCAGTTCAGGGCCAAGCATATCCGCCAGGAGAGCCACCAGGGAAAACAGGTGGAGATCATAGACCTGGTGCCCAAGACCCCGCAGGCATTTTTTAAGTTCAGGGTGGCCCTGGACCCCTCTACAAAAATGCTGGTTTACACCATCGCTTACGACCGCGAAGGAGGCACTTATACATACCGGATAGACCGCTTTGAGGGCAACCCGGAAGTGGCTGACAGTCTTTTCACCTTCAATGCTTCCGATTACCCCGATGCTGAGGTCATCGACTTGCGTTAA
- a CDS encoding DNA translocase FtsK → AFIDTPEIDRITEFIGSQRAYPDAFHLPEYFDEDGGDAEPIDPSERDELFEEAARIIVATQQGSTSLLQRKLKLGYNRAGRIIDQLEAAGIVGAFEGSKAREVKIKDPMVLEQILRGE, encoded by the coding sequence GCCTTCATTGACACGCCTGAGATCGACCGCATCACCGAATTCATTGGCTCGCAGCGGGCCTACCCGGATGCCTTCCACCTGCCCGAATATTTTGATGAAGATGGGGGGGATGCCGAACCCATTGACCCCTCGGAACGTGATGAATTGTTTGAGGAAGCCGCCCGTATCATCGTGGCCACACAGCAAGGTTCCACTTCGCTCCTGCAGCGAAAATTAAAACTAGGTTACAACCGGGCAGGACGCATCATCGACCAACTGGAAGCTGCCGGCATCGTTGGCGCATTCGAAGGAAGCAAGGCCAGGGAAGTAAAAATTAAAGATCCGATGGTTTTGGAACAGATTTTGCGAGGTGAATAG